A single genomic interval of Brevibacillus brevis harbors:
- a CDS encoding sigma-70 family RNA polymerase sigma factor — translation MDRKLEKLLIRFITENKQNVYQLAFSYVKNADNALDIVQDSIHKALSSSHTLKSEGSMKAWFYRIVVNTSLDFLRKQKRIQLVDDQTLELHGPISEDAYHDIDLEKALEQLPQAFRTVVVLRYFEDLKIEEIAEVMNENINTIKTRLYQSLRKLRIQMSDEILQEVK, via the coding sequence ATGGATAGAAAATTGGAAAAATTACTTATCCGTTTTATTACGGAAAATAAACAGAATGTGTATCAATTAGCTTTCAGTTATGTAAAGAATGCAGATAACGCACTGGATATTGTTCAGGACTCTATCCACAAGGCGTTGTCATCTTCACACACCTTAAAATCCGAAGGTTCGATGAAAGCCTGGTTTTACAGAATCGTGGTGAATACATCTCTCGATTTCCTTAGAAAACAAAAGAGGATTCAACTAGTAGATGATCAGACGTTGGAATTACACGGGCCCATAAGTGAAGACGCCTACCATGACATCGATCTGGAGAAGGCTTTGGAGCAATTGCCTCAAGCCTTTCGAACTGTGGTTGTACTTAGATATTTTGAGGATTTAAAAATTGAAGAAATTGCGGAAGTGATGAACGAAAACATCAACACGATAAAAACTCGATTGTATCAATCACTCCGCAAACTTCGAATTCAAATGAGTGACGAAATTTTACAGGAGGTAAAGTAA
- a CDS encoding amidohydrolase yields the protein MKLKKTLNVALASLLMSTLFSGFAQAQTNATNPISKKADVILQNGTVYTVNAKRDFAEAIAISDGKIVYVGTNQGVKPYQNSKTKVVDLGGKMVLPGFIDSHSHVTAAVETIFSVNLVGKESREDYLHTIKEFVQKNPNLKGLKGFGWENPVFPGKGPKKEDLDQIVKDIPVVLTSGDHHSVWVNTKALELAGITKDTKNPEGGVIERDDVTGEPTGTLRETAQDLVLGIIADYSEEEYKEGILAYENMAAEKGITSVHLALAVPGSNALKALKALEAEKKLHLKYRVSLATDPAKGPSQVKSLVEERAKLNGPDVQVNSVKVFMDGVIEGGTAALIEPYMDKHNAKPQWDPQVFNETAAALDKAGFAMHVHSVGDAATKETLDGFEYAVEKNGKRDSRHQMTHLQIVQPSDIQRMEKLNVVAVTNPYWFIKSPGYYENIELPYLGEERASSEYPMKSLINNGVKVASASDYPITWEFDPLFGIQVGVTREEFGNTDPKLVLGPEEKASVADLIASFTINGAYASFSDKITGSIEQGKEADLVVIDKNLFKIPSTEIGSAKVLLTMEAGEETFRDATLK from the coding sequence ATGAAGCTAAAGAAGACGTTGAATGTTGCTCTTGCATCTCTCTTAATGAGTACACTTTTCTCAGGATTTGCACAGGCCCAAACAAATGCAACCAACCCCATCAGTAAAAAGGCAGATGTCATATTGCAAAACGGTACCGTTTACACCGTTAATGCAAAACGTGATTTTGCTGAAGCCATAGCGATCAGCGATGGGAAAATTGTATATGTTGGCACCAATCAAGGAGTAAAGCCTTATCAAAACTCAAAGACCAAAGTGGTTGATCTTGGGGGAAAGATGGTTCTCCCTGGTTTTATTGATAGCCACTCTCATGTGACTGCAGCCGTTGAAACAATCTTTTCAGTGAATCTGGTTGGAAAAGAATCGAGGGAGGATTATCTCCATACAATTAAAGAATTTGTTCAAAAGAACCCTAATCTTAAAGGTTTGAAGGGATTTGGCTGGGAAAACCCTGTCTTCCCCGGAAAGGGCCCGAAAAAAGAGGATCTTGATCAAATCGTAAAGGATATACCTGTTGTCTTAACCTCAGGAGACCATCATTCGGTGTGGGTGAACACTAAAGCTCTTGAACTGGCCGGTATTACCAAGGATACCAAGAATCCAGAAGGTGGCGTAATTGAGCGAGACGATGTTACGGGGGAACCTACTGGTACTCTTCGTGAGACCGCTCAAGATCTGGTTTTGGGCATTATTGCGGATTACTCTGAAGAAGAGTATAAGGAAGGGATTTTAGCCTATGAGAATATGGCAGCAGAAAAAGGAATTACTTCTGTCCATCTCGCGCTAGCTGTTCCAGGTAGTAATGCCTTAAAAGCATTAAAGGCTCTTGAAGCAGAAAAAAAGCTTCATCTGAAATATCGTGTTTCCTTGGCCACTGATCCTGCCAAGGGTCCGTCTCAAGTAAAATCGTTGGTAGAAGAACGGGCAAAACTAAACGGACCTGATGTCCAGGTAAACTCGGTGAAGGTATTCATGGATGGTGTAATCGAGGGAGGGACAGCTGCGCTAATTGAACCATATATGGATAAGCACAATGCCAAACCGCAATGGGATCCTCAAGTCTTTAACGAAACGGCTGCTGCATTGGATAAAGCAGGTTTTGCGATGCACGTTCATTCTGTCGGAGATGCTGCCACAAAAGAAACCTTGGATGGTTTTGAGTACGCTGTAGAGAAGAATGGAAAAAGAGATTCCCGCCATCAGATGACTCATCTCCAAATCGTTCAGCCAAGTGATATTCAGCGCATGGAAAAATTGAATGTTGTGGCTGTTACCAATCCATATTGGTTTATTAAATCACCAGGCTATTATGAAAACATTGAACTGCCTTATCTCGGAGAGGAACGGGCGAGTAGTGAGTATCCAATGAAGAGTCTGATCAATAACGGAGTGAAAGTGGCCTCTGCCAGTGACTATCCGATAACGTGGGAATTTGATCCATTATTTGGAATACAAGTAGGTGTCACCAGAGAGGAGTTCGGAAATACCGATCCTAAGTTAGTGCTGGGGCCTGAAGAAAAAGCATCGGTTGCTGATTTGATTGCTAGTTTCACGATTAACGGTGCCTATGCCAGCTTTTCAGATAAAATCACTGGTTCCATTGAACAAGGGAAGGAAGCAGACCTTGTTGTGATCGATAAGAATCTCTTTAAGATTCCTTCAACAGAAATTGGTAGTGCAAAAGTATTGTTGACGATGGAAGCAGGAGAAGAAACCTTCAGGGATGCCACGTTAAAATAA
- a CDS encoding PucR family transcriptional regulator has protein sequence MDKWEWIWGQNSIEDIDIHLRNTARNLHKLETVDEALRFLVESFWDEFVCDYVAIIQKSEDVLSIRTRRGDSQSFEKKFPLSCSSCLACCLSKPHCSMDGIEVWKSCDLLREFENEGFVAWFTFPIKESDSTSFDVCVVGYREETPLNLQADKSFREYGKDFAIVMEIVKNKEKEKQKLRAELEDKNRLEKRMIHYKELVTQALVGDGYFEVTKTFSHLIGKTVILFDRFLHPISSFFMGERNEELEEIVRQLNVKAWEIMNIPDREQWLQYGGDHHLGIWRVVCGSELFGYVGVKASKQEFDLEMRMTLKYALDVYAIQIKKQKLVAEAKEQVKDGFIHQLFLEKIEDKEKVIGYANLFNLNLFEPNRIGVLSIECNHREADLQSIKLKMTWIWEKIRTALHLFDRNIIVTQKEGRYVLIVPDQKEKDSNLYWKLIHKQVRDVVSPTIQGIEIFLGISSRTQTIEDYHICYRQAHQALKIVSNRFSNKHIQNFDNLGSLSILFDLEESFAAKLFIKKYLDPLLNYGNEKGKDLFDTLRVYLSMNGNLKETAEYLFIHRSSLKYRLEKITDLLQLELDDPEERFNLMLAFKLYDLFGQRNLHHG, from the coding sequence ATGGACAAATGGGAGTGGATTTGGGGGCAAAATAGTATTGAAGATATCGATATACACTTACGTAATACTGCGAGAAACTTGCACAAACTAGAAACCGTTGATGAAGCACTGCGGTTTCTAGTAGAGTCATTTTGGGATGAGTTTGTCTGTGACTACGTTGCAATTATTCAAAAATCAGAGGATGTCTTGAGTATTCGAACAAGAAGAGGAGACTCACAGAGTTTTGAGAAGAAGTTTCCATTATCGTGTTCGTCTTGTTTGGCATGCTGTTTATCTAAACCCCATTGTTCTATGGATGGTATCGAGGTATGGAAGAGTTGTGATCTGCTTAGAGAATTTGAGAATGAAGGTTTTGTTGCCTGGTTTACCTTTCCAATTAAAGAAAGCGATTCTACCAGTTTTGATGTATGTGTTGTTGGGTATCGGGAGGAGACTCCCTTGAATCTCCAAGCGGACAAGTCATTTAGGGAATATGGCAAAGATTTTGCGATCGTAATGGAAATAGTAAAAAACAAAGAGAAAGAAAAGCAGAAATTGAGGGCAGAACTGGAAGACAAAAATCGCTTGGAAAAACGAATGATTCACTATAAAGAATTAGTGACACAGGCTCTGGTAGGTGATGGTTACTTTGAGGTTACCAAAACCTTCTCACATTTGATTGGAAAAACAGTTATTCTATTTGATCGTTTCCTGCATCCGATCTCCAGTTTTTTCATGGGAGAACGTAATGAGGAGCTAGAGGAAATCGTAAGACAACTGAATGTAAAAGCATGGGAAATCATGAATATACCTGATCGAGAGCAGTGGCTCCAATATGGGGGAGACCATCATCTTGGAATATGGAGGGTAGTTTGTGGCAGTGAGCTATTCGGGTATGTAGGTGTGAAAGCAAGTAAACAGGAATTCGATCTGGAAATGCGAATGACACTGAAGTACGCCTTGGATGTATATGCAATTCAGATCAAAAAACAAAAACTTGTGGCAGAGGCAAAAGAACAGGTTAAGGACGGTTTTATCCATCAACTTTTCCTGGAAAAGATTGAAGATAAAGAAAAAGTGATCGGATATGCCAATCTGTTTAATCTTAACCTGTTTGAACCTAATAGAATTGGTGTATTATCTATCGAATGTAATCATAGAGAAGCGGATTTACAATCAATTAAGCTCAAGATGACTTGGATATGGGAAAAAATCAGAACAGCATTACACCTCTTTGATCGAAATATTATCGTAACGCAAAAAGAGGGACGCTATGTTCTGATTGTTCCTGACCAAAAAGAAAAAGACAGCAACCTCTATTGGAAACTGATTCATAAACAAGTTAGGGATGTTGTTTCACCAACCATACAAGGAATTGAAATTTTTTTAGGAATAAGTTCTAGGACACAAACCATCGAAGACTACCACATTTGTTATCGCCAAGCTCATCAAGCTTTGAAAATCGTAAGTAACCGCTTTTCAAACAAACATATACAAAACTTTGACAATCTTGGCTCTCTTTCCATTTTATTTGATCTTGAAGAAAGTTTTGCGGCAAAATTGTTCATCAAGAAATATCTGGACCCGTTATTAAACTACGGAAATGAAAAGGGAAAAGACCTGTTTGATACTTTGCGAGTATATTTAAGCATGAACGGGAATTTAAAAGAAACGGCAGAATATCTTTTTATCCATCGAAGTTCACTGAAGTATAGATTAGAAAAGATAACAGACTTATTACAACTGGAGCTGGATGATCCGGAAGAGCGGTTTAATCTCATGTTAGCCTTTAAGCTGTATGATTTATTCGGACAAAGAAACCTCCACCATGGATGA
- a CDS encoding MerR family transcriptional regulator, translated as MSEATHKYFTTGEFARLCRVNKQTLFYYDDIGLMSPDIKNEKGYRFYSYRQFELFNVIELLKEVGMPLKEIKPFLENKTPENFVSLLEDKASTIQRKIQNLQQIQQMIETKLSLTKEAIKTDFSRIHIEELSEEKLFSSDAILDCTDRDFVRAVSDFIDALHTHRLDAGYPIGAMVSRNQLLSADYENYSNLYMKQTENHEAITCYTKPKGLYVVGYHFGKSERIAATYEEMLAFIKAHELQIGEYSYEEYVLDAVTKNTSEEYVTKIMIEVRK; from the coding sequence ATGTCAGAGGCGACACACAAATATTTCACGACAGGGGAATTTGCGAGGCTATGTCGAGTCAATAAGCAAACATTGTTTTATTATGATGACATCGGGTTAATGTCACCAGATATTAAAAATGAGAAGGGCTATCGATTCTATTCGTATCGACAGTTTGAGTTATTTAACGTGATTGAACTATTAAAAGAGGTCGGGATGCCCTTAAAAGAAATAAAGCCCTTTTTGGAAAACAAAACACCAGAAAACTTTGTTAGCCTTTTAGAAGATAAAGCGTCTACAATTCAGCGCAAAATTCAAAACCTGCAGCAAATCCAACAAATGATTGAAACGAAGCTTAGCTTGACCAAGGAAGCCATCAAAACCGATTTTTCACGTATTCATATAGAAGAACTTTCGGAGGAAAAATTATTTTCCAGTGATGCCATTCTAGATTGTACGGACCGAGATTTTGTACGGGCTGTATCTGATTTTATCGATGCGCTCCATACGCATCGGCTCGATGCGGGTTATCCAATTGGAGCGATGGTTTCACGTAATCAACTATTGTCAGCAGATTACGAAAACTATTCGAATTTATATATGAAACAAACAGAAAATCATGAAGCGATAACTTGCTATACAAAGCCAAAGGGGTTGTATGTGGTTGGCTATCATTTTGGAAAGAGTGAGAGGATTGCTGCAACTTATGAAGAAATGCTTGCATTTATAAAAGCCCACGAACTTCAAATCGGGGAATATTCGTATGAAGAATACGTCCTAGATGCGGTAACCAAAAATACTAGCGAAGAGTATGTGACAAAAATAATGATAGAGGTTCGAAAATAG
- a CDS encoding GNAT family N-acetyltransferase has protein sequence MSIIIRDITPENVQEILQLRVKKYQTSFIETPQKCLQDAKACSFYQPVGLYTGKELVGFAMYGEFPGEDEIEDKRVWLDRYFIDHRYQGYGLGKQSLEALIQHLVKQYNCEKIYLSVFKDNVQAIRIYQKYGFKFNGEIDINGEKVMVKKVKGFDLKHL, from the coding sequence ATGAGTATCATTATTCGTGACATAACGCCAGAAAATGTTCAAGAAATCCTGCAATTACGTGTCAAAAAGTACCAAACCTCATTTATCGAAACACCTCAAAAATGTTTACAAGATGCAAAAGCATGTAGCTTTTATCAACCAGTAGGGCTATATACTGGCAAAGAACTAGTTGGATTTGCGATGTACGGAGAATTCCCGGGTGAAGATGAAATAGAAGATAAACGTGTTTGGTTAGATCGCTACTTTATTGACCACCGTTATCAAGGATATGGCTTAGGTAAGCAATCATTGGAAGCCCTTATTCAGCACCTTGTCAAACAGTATAACTGTGAAAAAATTTACTTAAGTGTATTTAAGGACAATGTCCAAGCCATTCGTATTTATCAAAAATATGGATTCAAGTTCAATGGAGAAATTGATATTAACGGTGAAAAAGTCATGGTGAAGAAAGTCAAGGGATTTGACCTGAAGCACTTGTAG
- a CDS encoding SDR family NAD(P)-dependent oxidoreductase: protein MSFNKMFDLTGQTAIVTGGGTGLGRFMALALAEAGANIVVCSRRVEICENVVKEIEALGKQALAIALDVTDPESVRKGVKRAIEHFGKIEILTNSSGTVSEAPATEMTLKQWQDMINTNVTGTFLMCQAVGSHMIDNQYGKIINISSIIGGKGTDPEVVDSVGYTTSKGAVMTLTKDLAVKWGRHGINVNSIAPGIYQTGMNNPEIPGTLVQKAGAFLATQVPARRLGEDNDLVGAVLYFASAASNYCTGQILAVDGGLGAK, encoded by the coding sequence ATGTCATTTAACAAAATGTTTGATTTAACTGGACAGACAGCAATTGTTACAGGAGGCGGTACTGGGTTAGGGCGTTTCATGGCGCTGGCGTTGGCGGAAGCAGGTGCAAACATTGTAGTATGCTCGCGTCGTGTAGAGATTTGTGAGAACGTTGTAAAAGAAATCGAAGCTTTAGGAAAACAAGCACTTGCAATAGCATTAGATGTCACGGATCCTGAATCTGTCCGTAAAGGTGTGAAAAGGGCCATTGAGCATTTTGGAAAGATTGAAATTTTAACCAACAGTAGCGGGACGGTTTCAGAAGCGCCAGCGACTGAAATGACATTAAAACAATGGCAAGACATGATCAATACCAATGTTACCGGAACATTCTTGATGTGTCAGGCGGTAGGAAGCCATATGATCGACAACCAATACGGAAAAATCATTAATATTTCTTCTATTATTGGAGGTAAAGGTACGGATCCGGAAGTAGTAGACTCTGTAGGATATACAACCAGCAAGGGTGCAGTGATGACTCTAACGAAGGATCTTGCCGTCAAGTGGGGTCGCCATGGCATAAATGTGAATTCCATTGCTCCTGGAATTTACCAAACAGGAATGAATAACCCCGAAATTCCTGGAACACTTGTCCAAAAAGCTGGTGCTTTCCTTGCTACCCAAGTTCCAGCAAGAAGACTAGGCGAAGATAATGATTTAGTAGGAGCTGTCCTATACTTTGCTTCTGCAGCTTCTAATTATTGCACAGGACAAATACTGGCTGTTGATGGGGGACTTGGGGCTAAGTAA